From Echinicola jeungdonensis, the proteins below share one genomic window:
- a CDS encoding 1-acyl-sn-glycerol-3-phosphate acyltransferase yields the protein MSKFEQIRPFYDTEVNQALLGILDDPMMKTVMNFTFPELKDEEWKDQLRKTHSIRDFQINFIYPAIEMVLKKSAEGLTYSGIDKLDQHTPYLFISNHRDIVMDTSLLNYSLYKGGLMMTASAIGDNLLRNPFLMTLSRLTRNFIVRRGLPARELLESSKLMSEYIRESLLKENRSVWIAQREGRTKDGNDATQKGVLKMLAMASDEKTELDYFKKIKIVPVSISYEYDPTDVLKMPELIAKSKNENYVKGKNEDFNTIMNGILGQKKRIHIHVDKVLDREIDEIMERYPSVNKQVQALCNAIDEKIITHYKLWPTNYIAYDLFYQSNQYQSEYSENEKEAFQKRLQQGVDVKDKVAVRNFLAMYANPVINQEALKVEK from the coding sequence ATGTCAAAATTTGAACAAATAAGACCTTTCTATGATACTGAGGTAAATCAGGCGCTTTTGGGCATACTAGATGACCCAATGATGAAGACAGTCATGAATTTTACCTTTCCTGAATTGAAAGATGAAGAATGGAAAGACCAGTTGAGGAAAACCCATTCTATCAGGGATTTTCAGATCAATTTCATCTATCCCGCTATCGAAATGGTGCTAAAAAAAAGTGCAGAAGGCTTAACCTATTCGGGGATAGATAAATTGGACCAACATACCCCGTATTTGTTCATTTCAAACCATAGAGATATTGTTATGGACACTTCCTTGTTGAATTATTCCCTGTATAAAGGCGGTTTAATGATGACTGCCTCCGCTATTGGGGATAATTTACTAAGAAATCCATTTTTAATGACCTTATCAAGATTGACGAGGAACTTCATTGTTAGGCGGGGTTTGCCTGCTAGAGAACTTTTGGAAAGTTCAAAGCTGATGTCTGAATATATCAGGGAGTCGCTTTTAAAGGAAAATAGATCCGTTTGGATAGCGCAAAGGGAAGGTAGGACTAAGGATGGTAATGACGCTACTCAAAAAGGAGTTTTGAAAATGCTTGCCATGGCAAGTGATGAAAAAACTGAATTGGATTATTTTAAAAAAATCAAAATAGTACCTGTTTCAATTTCCTATGAATATGATCCTACTGATGTACTAAAAATGCCTGAACTGATTGCAAAGTCTAAAAATGAAAATTATGTCAAAGGGAAAAATGAGGATTTCAATACCATTATGAATGGTATTTTGGGGCAAAAGAAAAGGATTCATATCCATGTTGATAAAGTATTGGACAGGGAAATTGATGAAATAATGGAGCGTTACCCTTCTGTCAATAAACAGGTACAAGCCCTTTGTAATGCTATTGATGAAAAAATTATTACCCATTATAAGTTGTGGCCTACCAATTATATTGCCTACGATCTTTTTTACCAGAGCAATCAATATCAGTCAGAATATTCAGAAAATGAAAAAGAAGCCTTCCAAAAAAGACTTCAACAGGGTGTGGATGTAAAAGATAAAGTAGCTGTCAGGAATTTTTTGGCCATGTATGCCAATCCCGTTATCAATCAGGAAGCCTTAAAAGTGGAAAAATAA